The following coding sequences are from one Culex quinquefasciatus strain JHB chromosome 1, VPISU_Cqui_1.0_pri_paternal, whole genome shotgun sequence window:
- the LOC6044494 gene encoding flavin reductase (NADPH), whose protein sequence is MTMSKIVIFGGTGMTGTCAVRYALEKGLKVRLMVRNEITVPEEFKNMVELVQGDVVNANEVENAVKDQELVCVVLGTRNDLKPTTVMSVGMMNIRKAMEKYNLLKVSVCLSSFLFFEPGKVPKMFTDLNIEHQRMLDILKASSLEFRAILPPHIADEPSGEFALAYDKPPNLSRTISKIDLGMFLIDSLFDDKHAKQVIGICTKP, encoded by the exons ATGACCATGTCGAAAATAGTGATATTCGGAGGAACTGGGATGACCGGAACCTGCGCTGTTCGGTATGCATTGGAAAAAG GTCTGAAAGTGCGGCTGATGGTGCGTAATGAGATAACAGTTCCggaggaatttaaaaatatggtgGAGCTGGTGCAGGGTGACGTCGTGAATGCGAACGAGGTGGAGAATGCAGTTAaag ACCAGGAGCTGGTTTGTGTCGTACTAGGGACAAGAAACGATCTGAAACCCACCACTGTGATGTCCGTCGGCATGATGAACATCCGGAAAGCCATGGAGAAGTACAATTTGCTGAAAGTATCGGTGTGCCTTTCGTCTTTCCTGTTTTTCGAGCCCGGCAAAGTGCCAAAAATGTTTACCGATCTTAACATTGAGCACCAGCGGATGTTGGATATACTGAAAGCGTCGTCGCTAGAGTTTCGCGCAATTTTGCCTCCGCACATTGCAG ATGAACCTTCTGGGGAATTCGCTCTAGCTTATGACAAGCCTCCGAATCTTTCCAGAACTATCAGTAAAATTGACCTTGGAATGTTTCTGATCGATTCTTTGTTTGACGACAAACATGCTAAACAAG
- the LOC119769689 gene encoding uncharacterized protein LOC119769689, giving the protein MWRSFLGLNTEPKVEPEEGEESEQEASVQKKPEPEDRKPVVVQLPLTPKQRHTESKRKMADEAVQALLNRRGHVKGKLTRVRTVLGQPGIPAARIVVCKANAEKYYGEYNSLNNNIMDARLSEEQRTENAERFLDFEQLYDEVLEKIVELTAPPNRAQAVVPAGQAGQQVIVQQTPLRAPIPTFDGQYENWPKFKSMFLELMKNSPDSDAIKLHYLDKSLVGAATGMIDTKTLQDNNYAHAWEILEDRYENRRLIIDIHINGILQLKRMAKKSSKELRELYEECSRHVENLRYHKQELLGVSELFVVNILSSCLDRETREQWEATVKKGELPKYAQTIEFLKQRCAILERCELAAPASYAVRSAVPKAVQSSKTSAKITSAAATSNEAECDLCDGSHANYKCGSFRGMSVAERWSKVRDARLCYNCLRKGHRVGQCPSDRSCKCGEKHHSLLHQEKNQQQTKPKPEAAPVSAKAPSAVSSASVKAGPSDTGAPEVNDYEQQATSFFSSGALKSPQQVLLQTAIINVADKAGRFHPCRTLLDSGSQAYILSEAMARTLGLTFEKCNVTVVGANAVKTQAKKESTLPSRRGTPTGRIPSARIETAAWHIPNDVFLADPKFSEPHEIDLVMASNYVWDLLRTDRVKLANGTVTLRETDLGWIVTGVYDPFQQLSCQVVHSNITLKDQLNNAIEKFWLVEELADKQLQTNEEQEVEEHFRGTHGRDESGRFVVQLPFKDEVLELGDNRVQALRRFNLLERRLSRNPELREQYTAFVEEYEALGHCKEIYEHQDSPGVRKYYLPHHAVLKPSSSSTKLRVVFDASAKAGKYSLNDVLKVGPTVQNDLFSIVLRFRRHPVAFTADVVKMYRQVRVHPSDTPYQRIFWRKDPNERLRVLELNTVTYGTASAPFLAMRCLVEQAESAKGRFPAAAKIVIEDMYVDDMLSGASNEKEAVKLVLEVKKILEEGGFPVKKDREKPKPIEEYSANEAIKALGVLWDPREDEFRFVNCLEECDDKPVSKAKVFSDILKVFDPLGFVAPVIVLAKVFMQKLWASKMDWATELNEELLCEWFEIRESLTALNDIRVPRCVVVPNTVLHELHGFADASTVAYGANIYLRCIRGNGSAEANLLCAKSRVAPLKKLSVPNLELCAALLLARLVVKVIETLDLKLSAIELYSDSQIVLAWLKKDPNLLETFVRNRVIQIFNLTGKFRWNYVRSADNPADIVSRGMSPKLLSRCPKWWKSLLPLTSAAYVPEEPPELEDDELPGLVAIVYKVTVVEEMPVFKRFGEFRKLQRVICYVRRFVQNCRSKKSGQPRTTCAYVTVPETRAALKSIIWSIQMAALPDEFYLAKTEQTSSQLASLAPIVDEDGLLRVGGRLEHSSLPYEAKHPVILPRHHVTTLLVRALHVENLHVGSSGLLAIVRQQYWPLKARNVVRDMTRKCLQCFKANPRRIEQFMGQLPAERVNVAALFEYTGVDYAGPVTVKQGKYRPKLTKAYIAVFVCLVTKNIHLELVSDLTTEAFLAALDRFVNRRGMVRKIFSDNATNFVGASRSLREMHELFKQDLLKRGIQDLLVPKAIEWSFIPPRAPNFGGLWEAGVKSVKTHLKQTLQNAVLTFEEFATILTHVEAVLNSRPLFSLSDSPGDPLPITPAHLQLGRPLRPVAKPSRSGVADNRLNRWEYLDKLREDFWGRWSREYLTSLQNRAKWTKKSHNLQPGMLVLLVEDNLPSQTWKVGIIVETYPGMDALVRVVDVKTGSGAVFKRSVSKLAPLPTVDNDRLLERFGASD; this is encoded by the exons ATGTGGCGTAGTTTCCTGGGGTTGAACACCGAGCCGAAAGTAGAACCGGAAGAAGGCGAGGAATCTGAGCAAGAAGCCAGTGTTCAGAAGAAACCGGAACCGGAAGACCGTAAGCCCGTGGTGGTTCAACTTCCGCTGACTCCGAAGCAACGGCACACGGAGAGCAAGCGGAAAATGGCGGACGAAGCAGTGCAGGCGTTGCTGAACAGGCGCGGACATGTGAAGGGCAAGTTGACGCGGGTCAGGACTGTCCTCGGCCAGCCTGGAATCCCAGCAGCGCGGATCGTAGTCTGCAAGGCGAACGCTGAAAAGTACTACGGTGAGTACAACAGCCTTAACAACAATATTATGGACGCAAGGTTGTCGGAAGAGCAGAGGACCGAGAACGCCGAACGGTTCTTGGACTTCGAGCAGCTCTACGACGAGGTGCTGGAGAAGATCGTTGAGCTCACAGCACCACCGAATCGTGCCCAAGCAGTCGTCCCTGCCGGACAGGCTGGTCAGCAGGTGATTGTTCAGCAGACGCCTTTGCGTGCACCGATTCCAACGTTTGACGGCCAGTACGAGAACTGGCCGAAGTTCAAGTCGATGTTCCTGGAGCTGATGAAGAACTCGCCAGACTCGGACGCCATCAAGCTGCACTATTTGGACAAGTCTCTGGTGGGTGCAGCGACGGGCATGATCGACACGAAGACGCTTCAGGACAACAACTATGCGCACGCGTGGGAGATCCTCGAGGACCGGTACGAGAACCGACGCCTGATCATCGACATCCACATCAACGGGATCTTGCAGCTAAAAAGGATGGCGAAGAAGTCGTCAAAGGAGCTGCGAGAGCTGTACGAGGAGTGTTCGAGACACGTTGAAAACTTACGGTACCACAAGCAGGAGTTGCTGGGTGTATCGGAGTTGTTCGTCGTCAACATTCTGTCGTCTTGCTTGGATCGTGAGACACGCGAGCAGTGGGAAGCTACCGTCAAGAAGGGTGAACTCCCGAAGTATGCGCAGACGATCGAATTCTTGAAGCAGCGGTGCGCCATCCTGGAACGGTGCGAGTTAGCTGCCCCTGCGTCGTATGCGGTCCGGTCGGCAGTTCCCAAGGCGGTGCAGTCCTCGAAGACATCGGCGAAGATCACCTCGGCAGCCGCGACATCCAACGAGGCCGAGTGCGATCTGTGTGACGGGTCTCACGCGAACTACAAGTGTGGCTCGTTTCGCGGCATGAGTGTTGCGGAGAGATGGTCGAAGGTACGTGACGCAAGGCTGTGCTACAACTGCTTGCGCAAGGGTCACCGAGTTGGACAGTGTCCGTCGGATCGATCCTGTAAGTGCGGTGAGAAGCACCACAGCTTGTTGCACCAGGAGAAGAACCAGCAGCAAACCAAGCCGAAACCAGAAGCGGCTCCGGTATCAGCGAAGGCGCCGTCAGCAGTGTCATCCGCCAGCGTGAAGGCTGGTCCCAGCGACACGGGTGCGCCGGAAGTGAACGACTACGAGCAGCAGGCAACCTCGTTCTTCAGCAGCGGAGCGCTGAAGTCACCGCAGCAGGTTCTGCTGCAGACAGCGATCATCAACGTGGCGGACAAGGCCGGCAGGTTCCATCCGTGTCGAACGTTGTTGGATTCCGGTTCCCAGGCGTACATTTTGTCGGAGGCGATGGCACGAACCCTCGGTCTAACCTTCGAAAAGTGCAACGTGACGGTCGTTGGAGCCAACGCAGTGAAGACGCAAGCAAAGAAGGAGTCAACCTTACCTTCTCGTCGAGGTACT CCAACGGGACGGATCCCGTCGGCAAGAATCGAGACAGCTGCTTGGCACATCCCGAATGACGTGTTCCTGGCAGACCCGAAGTTCAGCGAGCCGCACGAGATTGACCTGGTCATGGCGTCGAACTACGTGTGGGACTTGCTGCGAACggatcgagtgaaactggcgaACGGCACCGTGACTCTGCGTGAAACCGATCTGGGCTGGATCGTGACCGGCGTGTACGACCCGTTCCAGCAGCTGAGTTGCCAAGTCGTCCACTCGAACATCACGTTGAAGGATCAGCTGAACAACGCCATCGAGAAGTTCTGGCTGGTTGAAGAACTAGCAGACAAGCAACTGCAAACCAACGAAGAGCAAGAAGTGGAAGAGCACTTTCGCGGCACCCATGGCCGTGACGAAAGTGGCCGCTTCGTCGTCCAGTTGCCGTTCAAGGACGAGGTTCTTGAGCTGGGCGACAACCGAGTCCAGGCGTTGAGGAGATTCAACCTGCTGGAGCGCCGTCTGTCGCGCAACCCGGAACTCCGAGAGCAGTACACGGCGTTCGTCGAGGAGTACGAGGCGCTGGGTCACTGCAAGGAGATTTATGAGCATCAAGATTCACCAGGAGTGCGTAAGTACTACCTGCCGCACCACGCTGTGCTCAAACCGTCCAGTTCGTCCACGAAGCTGCGGGTGGTTTTCGACGCCAGCGCCAAGGCCGGCAAGTACTCCCTGAACGATGTGTTGAAGGTGGGACCGACCGTCCAGAATGACCTGTTCTCCATCGTTCTGCGGTTCCGTCGCCATCCGGTCGCATTCACCGCCGACGTGGTGAAGATGTATCGGCAGGTGCGTGTGCATCCGAGCGATACGCCGTACCAGCGAATCTTCTGGAGGAAGGACCCGAACGAGCGCTTGCGAGTGCTTGAGCTGAACACCGTGACCTACGGAACGGCGAGCGCCCCGTTCCTCGCAATGCGGTGTCTGGTGGAGCAGGCGGAGTCGGCGAAAGGCCGGTTCCCAGCAGCCGCCAAGATCGTGATCGAGGACATGTATGTCGACGACATGCTGTCCGGAGCCAGCAACGAGAAGGAAGCAGTGAAACTTGTGCTGGAAGTGAAGAAGATCCTGGAAGAGGGAGGTTTCCCAGTGAAAA AAGATCGGGAGAAGCCGAAACCGATCGAAGAGTACAGTGCGAACGAAGCCATCAAGGCTCTGGGTGTCCTGTGGGACCCACGCGAGGATGAGTTTCGTTTTGTGAACTGTTTGGAAGAGTGCGACGACAAACCAGTCTCGAAGGCGAAAGTGTTTTCGGACATCCTGAAAGTGTTTGACCCACTGGGCTTCGTAGCCCCAGTCATCGTGCTGGCCAAAGTGTTTATGCAGAAGTTGTGGGCCAGCAAGATGGACTGGGCTACCGAACTAAACGAAGAGCTTCTGTGTGAGTGGTTCGAGATTCGAGAGTCTCTAACAGCGCTGAACGACATTCGTGTGCCACGATGCGTCGTGGTGCCCAACACGGTTCTGCACGAGCTGCACGGGTTCGCTGACGCGTCAACCGTTGCCTACGGAGCCAACATCTACCTGCGCTGCATCCGCGGGAATGGGTCGGCCGAGGCCAACCTGTTGTGCGCGAAATCCCGAGTTGCTCCGCTAAAGAAGCTGTCCGTGCCGAACCTGGAGCTGTGTGCAGCGCTGTTGCTTGCGCGGCTCGTCGTGAAGGTCATCGAAACGCTGGATCTGAAGCTGTCCGCTATCGAGCTGTATTCGGACAGCCAGATTGTGCTCGCATGGCTGAAGAAGGATCCGAATCTTCTGGAGACCTTCGTGCGTAACCGCGTCATCCAGATCTTCAACCTCACAGGTAAGTTCCGATGGAATTACGTGAGGTCAGCCGACAATCCGGCAGACATCGTCTCTCGAGGGATGAGTCCCAAACTCTTGAGTCGGTGTCCGAAGTGGTGGAAGAGTCTTCTACCGCTGACGAGCGCTGCCTACGTTCCTGAAGAACCCCCCGAACTCGAGGACGACGAGCTGCCAGGGCTGGTAGCCATCGTCTACAAAGTCACCGTCGTCGAGGAGATGCCGGTGTTTAAACGGTTCGGCGAGTTCCGGAAACTCCAGCGCGTGATCTGCTATGTGCGCAGATTCGTCCAGAACTGCAGGAGCAAGAAGTCTGGACAACCAAGGACGACGTGCGCCTACGTGACAGTTCCTGAAACGAGAGCGGCGTTAAAGTCCATCATCTGGTCGATTCAAATGGCAGCCTTACCAGATGAGTTTTACCTAGCGAAGACCGAACAAACATCCAGCCAGCTCGCGAGCCTGGCACCAATCGTCGACGAGGACGGTCTGCTGAGAGTCGGCGGACGTCTGGAACATTCGAGCCTCCCGTACGAGGCTAAGCATCCCGTGATCCTGCCCCGTCATCACGTGACTACGTTGCTGGTCCGAGCGCTGCATGTAGAGAACCTGCATGTCGGCTCCTCCGGACTCCTGGCCATCGTTCGACAGCAGTACTGGCCGCTGAAGGCGCGCAACGTAGTTCGCGACATGACTCGCAAGTGCCTGCAGTGCTTCAAGGCCAACCCACGCAGGATTGAACAGTTCATGGGACAGCTTCCAGCGGAACGAGTGAACGTTGCAGCCCTCTTCGAGTACACCGGCGTGGACTACGCTGGACCTGTGACGGTGAAACAAGGCAAGTACAGACCTAAACTTACCAAAGCCTACATCGCCGTGTTCGTCTGTCTGGTCACCAAGAACATCCACCTGGAATTGGTGTCAGACTTGACAACCGAGGCCTTCTTGGCCGCCCTGGATCGCTTCGTCAACCGACGAGGCATGGTGCGCAAGATCTTCTCCGACAACGCGACGAATTTCGTCGGGGCGTCACGATCTTTGCGCGAAATGCACGAGCTCTTCAAGCAGGACCTTCTGAAGCGTGGAATCCAGGATTTGCTCGTGCCCAAGGCAATCGAGTGGAGCTTCATCCCGCCCAGGGCTCCCAACTTCGGCGGATTGTGGGAGGCGGGCGTGAAGAGCGTCAAGACACACCTGAAACAAACGCTGCAGAATGCGGTGCTTACCTTCGAAGAATTTGCTACCATCTTGACGCACGTTGAAGCGGTCTTGAACTCTCGGCCGCTCTTCAGCTTGTCGGACAGCCCCGGAGATCCCCTTCCGATAACTCCGGCGCATCTTCAACTCGGCAGGCCGCTGCGTCCTGTCGCCAAGCCCTCCCGTAGCGGTGTCGCGGACAACCGTCTGAACCGCTGGGAGTACCTGGACAAGCTTCGTGAGGACTTCTGGGGCCGCTGGTCCAGAGAGTACCTGACAAGTCTGCAGAACCGTGCGAAGTGGACCAAGAAATCGCACAATCTGCAGCCCGGAATGCTGGTCCTCCTCGTCGAGGACAACCTTCCGTCGCAGACCTGGAAGGTCGGCATCATCGTCGAGACTTACCCCGGAATGGACGCGCTGGTGCGTGTCGTGGACGTGAAAACCGGTTCTGGAGCAGTCTTCAAGCGGTCGGTATCCAAACTGGCACCCTTGCCGACCGTGGACAACGACCGGCTTCTGGAGCGCTTCGGTGCTTCAGATTAG